A single window of Nicotiana tomentosiformis chromosome 1, ASM39032v3, whole genome shotgun sequence DNA harbors:
- the LOC104097941 gene encoding putative pentatricopeptide repeat-containing protein At3g15130 translates to MSLQLHRTIQTFASSITRGHKCSLVDKNKKLSELSKLGHTDAARKMFDKMPEKDEFTWNTIIAAYANVGRLVEARQVFKEVPIKSSISWSSLICGYCKHGFEIEGFELFWQMQSEGHIPSQFTLGSILRMCAIKGLLSRGEQIHGYAIKTCFDVNVFVMTGLIDMYAKSKRISEAECIFQVMSHGKNHVTWTAMINGYSQNGDALRAIQCFSNMHSEGIEANQYTFPGVLTSCAALYDNRFGVQVHSCIVKGGFEANVFVQSSLIDMYSKCGDLHSAKKALELMEVDHAVSWNSMILGCVRHGVPGEALSLFKRMHASDMEVDEFTYPSVLNSLACIQDVKNGKCLHCMVVKTGYESYKLVSNALIDMYAKQGELACAVSVFNSMVEKDVISWTSLVTGCAHNGSYEEALKFFCEMRMAEIEPDHIIIASVLSSCSELALLELGQQVHADFLKSGLEASLSIDNSLMTMYANCGYLEDAKKVFNSMQMRNVISWTALIVAYAQNGKGKESVRFYDEMIASGIEPDFITFIGLLFACSHTGLVEHGKKYFDSMKKDYGIRPSADHYACMIDLLGRAGKIQEAEKLVNEMDIAPDATVWKALLAACRVHGSTDLAEKASIALFQLEPQDAAPYVMLSNIYSAAGKWKDAAKLRRKMKLKGVNKEPGYSWIEMNGVVHTFISEGRSHPKSDEIYSKLDDVITLIKEAGYVPDLNFSLHDINEEGRERSLSYHSEKLAIAFGLLCVPNGVPIRIYKNLRVCGDCHNAMKFMSRVFDRHIILRDSNCFHHFKEGICSCGDYW, encoded by the coding sequence ATGTCTCTGCAACTTCATCGCACGATTCAAACCTTTGCAAGTTCGATTACACGAGGCCATAAATGTTCCTTagttgataaaaataaaaaactgagTGAGTTGTCAAAACTGGGTCACACTGATGCAGCTCGaaagatgtttgataaaatgcccgaGAAAGACGAGTTTACATGGAATACAATTATTGCGGCGTATGCCAATGTAGGAAGGCTTGTTGAAGCAAGACAAGTGTTCAAGGAGGTCCCAATTAAGAGTTCAATTTCTTGGTCTTCTCTTATTTGTGGATACTGTAAGCATggttttgaaattgaaggatttgaaTTGTTCTGGCAAATGCAAAGTGAGGGGCATATACCCAGTCAGTTCACATTGGGAAGTATTCTGAGAATGTGCGCGATAAAAGGCTTGCTTTCAAGAGGTGAACAGATACATGGCTATGCTATTAAGACTTGTTTTGATGTGAATGTTTTTGTTATGACTGGccttattgatatgtatgcaAAGTCTAAGCGCATCTCGGAAGCTGAGTGTATTTTTCAAGTTATGTCTCATGGGAAAAATCATGTTACTTGGACTGCTATGATTAATGGGTATTCTCAAAATGGTGATGCATTAAGAGCAATTCAGTGTTTTAGCAACATGCATTCAGAAGGGATTGAGGCGAACCAGTATACATTTCCCGGTGTTTTAACTTCCTGTGCTGCACTCTATGATAATAGATTTGGGGTACAGGTACATAGTTGCATTGTCAAGGGTGGTTTTGAGGCCAATGTGTTTGTTCAAAGCTCGTTAATCGACATGTATTCTAAATGTGGGGATTTGCACAGTGCTAAGAAGGCATTGGAATTGATGGAGGTAGATCATGCAGTTTCTTGGAATTCGATGATACTTGGGTGTGTGAGGCATGGAGTTCCAGGGGAAGCACTGTCTTTGTTCAAAAGGATGCATGCTAGTGATATGGAAGTGGATGAATTTACTTACCCTTCAGTTCTGAATTCTCTTGCTTGTATACAGGATGTCAAAAATGGGAAATGTCTTCATTGCATGGTTGTTAAAACTGGATATGAAAGCTACAAGCTTGTAAGCAATGCACTTATTGATATGTATGCTAAACAGGGAGAACTAGCTTGTGCAGTGAGTGTCTTCAACAGCATGGTGGAAAAGGATGTAATCTCATGGACATCACTTGTCACTGGCTGTGCTCACAATGGCTCTTATGAAGAAGCTCTTAAATTCTTTTGTGAGATGAGAATGGCTGAAATTGAACCAGACCATATTATCATTGCTAGTGTTCTAAGTTCTTGCTCAGAATTGGCACTACTTGAACTTGGGCAACAAGTTCATGCGGATTTTCTTAAATCTGGCCTTGAGGCATCATTATCAATTGATAATTCTCTTATGACAATGTATGCCAATTGTGGGTACCTTGAAGACGCCAAAAAAGTATTCAACTCAATGCAAATGCGTAATGTGATCAGTTGGACTGCTCTTATAGTGGCTTATGCCCAGAATGGCAAAGGAAAGGAGTCTGTGAGATTTTATGACGAGATGATTGCAAGTGGAATAGAACCCGACTTCATTACATTTATAGGCTTATTATTTGCCTGCAGCCATACAGGTCTTGTTGAGCATGGAAAGAAGTACTTCGATTCAATGAAGAAAGATTATGGGATAAGACCAAGCGCTGACCACTATGCATGTATGATCGATCTTTTGGGTCGTGCTGGGAAAATACAGGAGGCTGAGAAATTAGTCAATGAAATGGATATTGCACCTGATGCTACTGTGTGGAAAGCGTTGCTTGCTGCATGTAGAGTACATGGGAGCACAGATCTAGCAGAGAAAGCATCAATTGCCCTCTTTCAGTTAGAACCACAAGATGCTGCCCCGTATGTTATGTTGTCAAATATCTATTCAGCTGCAGGAAAATGGAAAGATGCAGCAAAACTTAGAAGAAAAATGAAGTTGAAGGGTGTTAATAAAGAGCCTGGTTATAGTTGGATTGAGATGAATGGAGTTGTCCACACATTTATATCTGAGGGAAGAAGCCATCCAAAGAGTGATGAAATTTACTCAAAACTTGATGATGTTATTACATTGATTAAGGAAGCTGGATATGTGCCAGACTTGAATTTTTCTCTCCATGATATCAATGAAGAAGGTAGGGAACGAAGTCTTTCTTATCACAGTGAGAAGTTGGCTATTGCTTTTGGGCTTCTTTGTGTGCCAAATGGAGTACCAATTCGGATTTACAAGAACCTTCGTGTATGCGGTGACTGTCATAATGCGATGAAGTTCATGTCAAGAGTTTTTGATCGACATATTATTTTGCGAGATTCaaattgttttcatcattttaaGGAAGGAATATGTTCTTGTGGGGATTATTGGTAG